From the Haladaptatus sp. DJG-WS-42 genome, the window GGGTGTTTCAGGAAACCTGCGCGCGAATCGTGGCGAAGCCGTCGCGGTAGACGAGCCAGTACGCTGCCACGAACGTGAAAACCAGCGAAAACACGAAAAACGGGAGTTGTGTGAGCGGGTCAGGTGGGAGGAACATTGCTATCGGGCTGAGGGTGAAAAACGACAGCGCCCACGCCGTGAGAAAGAATTTGACGAAGCGATTCACACCCGCACTTCGTGTTACTAAACCATCAATTTTTGCGGAGCAGGTTCGGCAGCTCGTTGACCGATTCGAGCACCGCCGCCGCGCCAACGTCGGCGAACTTCTCGCGGCCTGCCTCGCCGGTCAGCCCGCCCGTGAGCACGCCAATGCCGTAGTAGACGCGCGCGCCGTCTCCCCTGTCCGCATTCAGCGCCGTCTTCACGTCATCGAGGGTGTCGCCGACGAACGCGACGTGGGCGGCGCGCGTCCGGTCGGCCAGCCGGATGAGCGCGCGGGGGTGTGGCTTACCTTCCTCCCAGTCGTCCATCGTCCAGCGGAGGTCGTCTCGAACGTCGAGGCCCACGCGTTCGAGGGCGATTTTCGCCTCGCCTTCGGGGCGTCCAGTCAACACGGCCACGTCGAATCGCTCGGTTAGGGCGTCGATGGTTTCCGGGTCAAGAAGCACCGGTTCGTCGTTGATGAACCCGCGCGTCTCCATCGTCGGCTCTGCGCCTTCGAGTTCCTGATAGAGGTCGCTCCCGAGGTAGAGATGCTGGAACACGTCGCGCAGGCGCTCTGGTTCCCACTCGTCGAACGCCGCGTCGGGTTCGTCAAGGATGGTCTT encodes:
- a CDS encoding TIGR01548 family HAD-type hydrolase, with protein sequence MRVDTVVLDIDGVLVDVADSYRRAIVESVEAVYGKTINKSDIQLFKDAGGFNNDWQLTYAVALYLLAEREGLDLTIEEFTDAIAREGGGLGAAKQVVKTILDEPDAAFDEWEPERLRDVFQHLYLGSDLYQELEGAEPTMETRGFINDEPVLLDPETIDALTERFDVAVLTGRPEGEAKIALERVGLDVRDDLRWTMDDWEEGKPHPRALIRLADRTRAAHVAFVGDTLDDVKTALNADRGDGARVYYGIGVLTGGLTGEAGREKFADVGAAAVLESVNELPNLLRKN